A genomic stretch from Musa acuminata AAA Group cultivar baxijiao unplaced genomic scaffold, Cavendish_Baxijiao_AAA HiC_scaffold_1138, whole genome shotgun sequence includes:
- the LOC135671155 gene encoding receptor-like protein EIX2 has product MPSSVGKLSNLTELNLAGNSVGGVLSEVHFENLTRLQELDLHDNSITISIGQSWVPPFQLRYVDLTKCQLGPQFPEWLQFQTQIEELYLADCKIAGTMPAWFWNISSSTITYLFLSNNQIGGKLPSSLKFTKLEILDLDSNRFEGSLPTMLPSTLHTLSLSNNSFTGQLPIWPHVKFVFISDNMLDGGLSSSICQWAFLVYLDLSNNKLLGEIPYCLGKSLQNLYFLNLDNNHFSGEIPHTIGFLSELRLLQLKNNSFSGEVPLSLKNCTKLQFLDLAQNNFVGSIMLWVGENLRQPVVLRLRSNMFFGVIPWQLVRFEQLQILDLANNNFSGSIPNNIGNLNTMRSTSQYYDFCYDELDVFTKGQDLYYLQCNMQLKKSLDLSNNSLTGEIPKGVGDLAGLKNFNLSRNHLQGEIP; this is encoded by the coding sequence ATGCCTTCCTCCGTTGGTAAGTTGTCTAATCTCACTGAATTGAATCTCGCTGGAAATTCTGTTGGAGGTGTCCTTTCAGAAGTTCATTTTGAGAATCTTACAAGATTGCAAGAGTTGGACTTGCATGACAACTCCATCACCATATCCATTGGACAGAGTTGGGTCCCCCCTTTCCAACTCAGATATGTAGATTTAACCAAATGTCAGTTGGGACCTCAATTTCCAGAATggttgcagtttcaaacacagatCGAAGAATTATATTTGGCAGACTGTAAAATTGCAGGGACAATGCCCGCTTGGTTttggaatatttcatcttctaccatCACATATTTATTCCTTTCCAACAACCAAATAGGAGGGAAGCTGCCATCTTCTTTGAAGTTCACAAAGTTGGAAATATTAGATTTGGATTCCAACAGATTTGAAGGTTCATTGCCTACGATGCTACCGTCTACACTTCATACTCTATCTCTCTCCAATAATTCCTTTACAGGGCAATTACCGATATGGCCTCATGTTAAATTTGTGTTCATCTCAGATAACATGCTTGACGGTGGCTTATCTTCATCAATCTGCCAATGGGCATTTCTCGTATACCTTGACCTTTCGAACAACAAATTACTTGGTGAGATCCCTTATTGTCTGGGAAAATCATTACAAAATCTTTATTTCTTGAATTTGGACAACAATCACTTCTCAGGTGAAATTCCACACACGATCGGTTTTTTAAGTGAGCTTCGGCTATTGCAACTGAAAAATAATAGTTTTTCGGGTGAGGTTCCTTTGTCATTGAAAAATTGTACAAAGTTACAATTTCTTGATCTggctcaaaataattttgttggaAGTATAATGCTATGGGTGGGAGAAAATCTACGACAACCGGTAGTACTTCGTCTACGTTCAAATATGTTTTTTGGAGTTATTCCTTGGCAACTTGTTCGATTTGAACAGCTTCAAATATTGGATCTTGCTAATAACAATTTCTCTGGATCAATACCTAACAACATTGGTAATTTAAATACCATGAGATCGACATCACAATATTATGATTTTTGTTATGATGAATTGGATGTCTTTACAAAGGGACAAgatctttattatttacaatgCAACATGCAACTTAAGAAAAGTTTAGATCTTTCAAACAATAGTCTAACCGGAGAGATACCAAAAGGAGTTGGAGACCTTGCAGGACTCAAGAACTTCAATTTGTCAAGAAATCATTTACAAGGGGAAATCCCTTGA